The following coding sequences lie in one Montipora foliosa isolate CH-2021 chromosome 11, ASM3666993v2, whole genome shotgun sequence genomic window:
- the LOC137975039 gene encoding uncharacterized protein codes for MAVSGCKPDHTVFCPENCAIKHNEMILALSAISDDSRKPPDLGALKVALYSHLQTGWNAQSSVPDALTEFRFPLVHWACVLGRTQVLSWLLSKMKFKAFVVAERTGETGLHRALRLLHRVRSRDATPRSVDFICSKFSLILYSLTEQDPSGLFLKDKVQGNSAFHMCALCISQQAAVSSELDYYENCMKVLLVRVTSLQTMEKLPKDALQMAINARNDRGETILHILARSNFSVKTVKYLLSDYKEIVNKSTKDGEFKTPLDVARDRKADLVEKELGEELVEQLVKTHPDLYQLYTEDTQQVSSSGSSIRENNDRALTQKRLDEDGFKGYSLRLSSLVTREGFYRDTSTEDASSEENLSQSNSECSLSYLGDIMPVSYPDISASTPESNTANDHCEPDSLAASRSLPTNAVEQDSCVPIVVENSIFIDLEEDETDDEEGNSCTVVHVVDCVVDDDALSPSTEETQNYISPNESVPESSPLSQSVLSMEESGDVPETACVSLSSEDVDTNTLDSEPTVARQNSDSSSLARVIREESDVASMLVARLQDKKAQNRVDLRRAQRDLTAKQDRENQASCILVQLRAELKNLLAQMSNLKRRRQELLEELKSTEQNICQLQEESLRLQSRVDEQARVTETVKTERQRASEACTTLKRKFTEYSEALSDISFPCDGQTAKKERSDDD; via the coding sequence ATGGCTGTGAGTGGCTGCAAACCCGACCACACAGTGTTCTGTCCAGAGAACTGCGCTATTAAACACAACGAGATGATCTTAGCATTAAGCGCCATAAGTGATGACAGCAGGAAGCCACCGGATTTAGGTGCTCTTAAAGTCGCTCTTTATTCTCATTTACAAACGGGTTGGAATGCCCAGAGCAGCGTGCCGGATGCTTTAACAGAATTCCGATTTCCTCTTGTGCATTGGGCATGCGTGTTAGGTAGGACACAAGTACTAAGCTGGCTCCTGTCAAAGATGAAATTCAAAGCATTTGTCGTGGCTGAACGAACCGGTGAAACAGGTTTGCATCGAGCCCTAAGGCTTCTGCATCGAGTGAGGAGCCGTGATGCGACTCCACGGTCGGTTGACTTTATTTGTAGTAAGTTCAGCTTGATTTTATACTCATTAACAGAACAAGATCCCAGTGGACTGTTTTTAAAGGACAAAGTACAGGGCAACTCCGCTTTTCATATGTGTGCGTTGTGTATCAGCCAACAAGCAGCAGTAAGCAGTGAATTGGATTACTACGAAAATTGCATGAAAGTTTTGCTCGTGCGTGTGACAAGTCTTCAAACGATGGAAAAGCTGCCTAAAGATGCGCTACAAATGGCAATCAACGCGAGAAATGACCGCGGCGAAACTATACTTCATATTCTTGCTCGGAGTAATTTCTCTGTTAAGACTGTCAAGTACCTTTTGTCAGATTACAAAGAGATCGTTAACAAGTCTACAAAGGACGGTGAATTTAAAACACCGCTTGATGTTGCTCGAGACCGAAAAGCAGACCTCGTGGAAAAAGAATTGGGAGAGGAACTAGTTGAACAACTGGTAAAAACTCATCCTGACTTGTATCAGCTATACACTGAAGATACGCAGCAGGTTTCAAGCAGTGGCTCTTCCATTCGTGAGAATAATGACCGTGCATTGACTCAAAAGAGACTTGATGAAGATGGTTTTAAGGGTTATTCACTCCGTCTGAGTAGCCTTGTGACGAGAGAGGGGTTTTATCGTGACACATCCACGGAGGACGCTTCCTCAGAAGAAAACCTCTCGCAAAGTAATTCGGAGTGTTCACTTTCATATCTCGGCGATATTATGCCGGTGTCTTATCCCGACATTTCTGCGTCAACCCCTGAGAGCAACACTGCTAATGATCATTGCGAGCCTGATTCTCTTGCTGCTTCTCGTAGCTTGCCCACAAATGCAGTTGAGCAGGATAGCTGTGTTCCCATTGTTGTGGAAAACAGTATTTTCATTGATTTAGAGGAAGACGAAACTGATGACGAGGAAGGCAACAGTTGCACCGTTGTGCATGTGGTGGATTGCGTTGTTGACGACGATGCCTTATCACCATCAACAGAGGAAACCCAAAATTACATTTCGCCGAATGAATCTGTGCCTGAAAGTTCTCCGTTGTCGCAATCTGTGTTGTCAATGGAGGAAAGTGGGGACGTCCCTGAAACTGCGTGCGTTTCTTTGTCATCCGAAGATGTTGACACGAACACCCTTGATTCTGAACCCACGGTAGCACGTCAGAATAGTGACAGTAGCTCTCTTGCAAGAGTCATTCGTGAAGAGAGTGACGTAGCAAGTATGTTGGTGGCGAGGCTTCAGGATAAGAAGGCGCAAAATCGGGTTGACTTGCGCAGGGCACAGAGAGACCTCACAGCCAAACAAGACAGAGAAAACCAAGCCAGCTGTATTTTAGTTCAGCTTAGAGCTGAATTAAAAAATCTTCTTGCGCAAATGAGCAACTTGAAGCGGAGAAGGCAAGAGTTGTTGGAAGAGCTGAAAAGTACCGAGCAAAACATTTGTCAGCTTCAAGAGGAATCACTTCGGCTGCAATCAAGAGTAGATGAACAGGCTCGAGTCACTGAGACAGTCAAGACTGAACGGCAGAGAGCGAGCGAGGCGTGCACCACTCTGAAGCGGAAATTCACCGAATATAGCGAAGCCTTGAGTGATATTAGTTTCCCTTGTGATGGGCAAACAGCAAAAAAGGAACGCAGCGACGATGACTGA